A window of the Geothermobacter ehrlichii genome harbors these coding sequences:
- the alaS gene encoding alanine--tRNA ligase, whose amino-acid sequence MLTGNQIRKKFLDYFARHGHTIVPSSSLVPHNDPTLLFTNAGMNQFKDCFLGAEKRDYVRATSSQKCVRAGGKHNDLENVGRTARHHTFFEMLGNFSFGDYFKKEAIAFAWQFLTEELGIDKERLYVSVYTDDDEAADIWHRQEGVPIERIFRFGEKDNFWAMGDTGPCGPCSEIFYDNGPEAGCGNPDCTVGCDCDRYMEIWNNVFMQFDRQPDGTLVPLPKPAVDTGMGLERITTVMQGVLSNYDTDLLRDIIRHIEQLSGKTYGDNAENDVSMRVMADHSRATAFLIADGVLPSNEGRGYVLRRIMRRAMRHARMLGFEDPVLFRTATFVLDFMAEAYPTEASRKDFVAKVVQNEEERFIQTLGNGLRILQDEVASLREQGASIIPGETVFRLYDTYGFPVDLTADIVEKEGFTLDEEGFEACMEEQRTKAREHWKGSGEEAVALIYKQLADRGMRSEFTGYDRLEDRGEVLALIRQNREVDEAACGETVEVICSVTPCYGESGGQVGDTGRIRAPEGELRIIDTRKPLPNLHVHVCEVVTGAIRKGESVDIAVDGDRRQAIVRNHTATHLLQAALQKVLGDHVKQAGSLVEPDRLRFDFTHFSPLSEEEIRRVEDEVNRQILGNTKVQARLMSADDALAAGAMALFGEKYGDIVRVVNVGDYSMELCGGTHADASGDIGLFRIVSEGGIAAGVRRIEAVTGTGALDWVRQQEKTLQQAAALVKSDPQNLDVRLRKLLEQQKELEKEVETLRRRLQAGQADSLLQQAVEVEGVRLLATEVDGMDGKQLRELADRLRDKLGSGVLALGCKTGDKVNLLVAVTKDLTARLHAGKLVAELAKAVGGRGGGRPDLAQAGGSQPEKLAETLAGAADLIRAQLAG is encoded by the coding sequence ATGCTCACTGGCAACCAGATCCGCAAGAAGTTTCTCGACTATTTCGCCCGCCACGGGCATACCATCGTGCCATCCTCGTCGCTGGTCCCGCACAACGACCCGACGCTGCTGTTCACCAACGCCGGTATGAACCAGTTCAAGGACTGCTTCCTCGGGGCCGAAAAGCGGGACTACGTCCGCGCCACCTCGTCGCAGAAATGCGTCCGGGCCGGCGGCAAGCACAACGACCTGGAGAACGTCGGCCGCACAGCCCGCCACCATACCTTCTTCGAGATGCTGGGCAACTTCTCCTTCGGCGACTATTTCAAGAAGGAAGCGATCGCCTTCGCCTGGCAATTCCTGACCGAAGAGCTGGGCATCGACAAGGAGCGCCTCTACGTCTCGGTCTATACCGACGATGACGAGGCGGCCGACATCTGGCACCGGCAGGAAGGCGTGCCGATCGAGCGCATCTTCCGCTTCGGCGAAAAGGACAACTTCTGGGCCATGGGCGACACCGGCCCCTGCGGACCCTGTTCGGAAATCTTCTACGACAACGGTCCCGAAGCCGGCTGCGGCAACCCCGACTGCACCGTCGGCTGCGACTGTGACCGCTACATGGAGATCTGGAACAACGTCTTCATGCAGTTCGACCGCCAACCCGACGGCACCCTGGTGCCGCTGCCGAAACCGGCGGTCGATACCGGCATGGGCCTGGAGCGGATCACCACCGTCATGCAGGGCGTGCTCTCCAACTACGATACCGACCTGCTGCGCGACATCATCCGTCACATCGAACAGCTCTCCGGCAAGACCTATGGCGACAACGCGGAGAATGACGTCTCCATGCGGGTGATGGCCGACCACAGCCGCGCCACCGCCTTTCTCATCGCCGACGGCGTCCTGCCCTCCAACGAGGGCCGCGGCTACGTGCTGCGCCGCATCATGCGCCGCGCCATGCGCCACGCCAGGATGCTCGGCTTCGAGGATCCGGTCCTGTTCAGGACCGCCACCTTCGTACTCGACTTCATGGCCGAGGCCTACCCCACCGAGGCGTCGCGCAAGGACTTCGTCGCCAAGGTGGTGCAGAACGAGGAGGAGCGCTTCATCCAGACCCTCGGCAACGGTCTGCGCATCCTGCAGGACGAGGTCGCCTCGCTGCGCGAGCAGGGGGCCAGCATCATCCCTGGCGAAACCGTCTTCCGCCTCTACGACACCTACGGCTTTCCCGTCGACCTGACCGCCGACATCGTCGAAAAGGAGGGCTTCACCCTCGACGAGGAGGGCTTCGAGGCCTGCATGGAAGAACAGCGGACCAAGGCGCGTGAACACTGGAAGGGTTCGGGCGAGGAGGCCGTCGCCCTGATCTACAAGCAGTTGGCGGACCGGGGCATGCGTTCCGAGTTCACCGGCTATGACCGGCTCGAGGACCGGGGCGAGGTTCTCGCCCTCATCCGCCAGAACCGGGAAGTCGACGAGGCCGCCTGCGGCGAGACGGTCGAAGTGATCTGCTCGGTCACCCCCTGCTATGGCGAGTCGGGCGGCCAGGTGGGCGATACCGGACGCATCCGCGCTCCCGAAGGGGAGCTGCGCATCATCGACACCCGCAAGCCACTGCCCAACCTGCACGTGCACGTCTGCGAGGTGGTCACCGGCGCCATCCGCAAGGGTGAAAGCGTCGACATCGCCGTCGACGGCGACCGCCGCCAGGCCATCGTTCGCAACCATACCGCCACCCACCTGCTGCAGGCGGCGCTGCAGAAAGTGCTCGGCGACCATGTCAAGCAGGCCGGCTCCCTGGTCGAGCCCGACCGCCTGCGCTTCGACTTCACCCATTTCTCCCCCCTGAGCGAAGAGGAGATCCGGCGGGTAGAGGACGAGGTCAACCGGCAGATTCTGGGCAACACGAAGGTCCAGGCCCGGCTGATGTCTGCCGACGACGCCCTGGCCGCCGGTGCCATGGCCCTGTTCGGCGAAAAGTACGGGGATATCGTCCGCGTGGTCAACGTCGGCGACTACAGCATGGAGCTGTGCGGCGGCACCCACGCCGACGCCTCGGGCGACATCGGCCTGTTCCGTATCGTCAGCGAAGGCGGCATCGCCGCCGGCGTCCGCCGCATCGAGGCGGTGACCGGCACCGGCGCCCTCGACTGGGTGCGGCAGCAGGAGAAGACCCTGCAGCAGGCCGCGGCCCTGGTCAAGAGCGACCCGCAGAACCTGGACGTGCGACTGCGCAAGCTGCTCGAACAGCAGAAGGAGCTGGAAAAAGAGGTCGAAACCCTGCGCCGCCGGCTGCAGGCCGGCCAGGCCGACAGCCTGCTGCAGCAGGCCGTCGAGGTCGAGGGCGTGCGCCTGCTGGCGACCGAAGTCGACGGCATGGACGGCAAGCAGCTGCGTGAGCTGGCCGACCGGTTGCGCGACAAACTGGGCAGCGGCGTCCTCGCCCTTGGCTGCAAAACCGGCGACAAGGTCAATCTGCTGGTGGCCGTCACCAAAGATCTGACCGCCCGGCTGCACGCCGGCAAGCTGGTCGCCGAACTGGCCAAAGCCGTCGGCGGCCGTGGCGGCGGACGCCCCGACCTGGCACAGGCGGGCGGTTCGCAGCCGGAGAAACTGGCCGAAACCCTGGCCGGCGCCGCCGACCTGATCAGGGCCCAGCTGGCGGGCTGA
- a CDS encoding type IV pilus twitching motility protein PilT, protein MELNSILAMALKARASDVHLKAGLPPIYRIDGSLRPLPKAPRITPEQTKTIAHSIMNEAQRRRFEESHEVDLSYGVPGLGRFRVNAFTQRGSVSLVFRTIPFETKTIDQLLLPPVLKKLAMEPRGMILVTGATGSGKSTTLSALIDHINSHRTAHIVTIEDPIEYLHRDKKSIINQREVGFDTESFNIALKSALRQDPDVILVGEMRDYETIETAITAAETGHLVLSTLHTVDAPETINRIIGVFPPYQQRQVRLQLAAILKGVISQRLVPCADGKGRVPAVEVLVSTARVRELIEDKDKTKLLRDTMAQGYVSYGMQTFDQSLLQLLQKKLITFEEALRQSSNPDDFKLKVSGVSSTSDSTWDNFEDKEANLDVPKPAEGEKIQIDRF, encoded by the coding sequence ATGGAACTGAACAGCATCCTCGCCATGGCGCTCAAGGCGCGTGCCTCCGACGTCCACCTGAAGGCCGGGCTGCCGCCGATCTACCGCATCGACGGCAGCCTGCGTCCGCTGCCCAAGGCGCCGCGCATCACCCCGGAACAGACGAAGACCATCGCCCACAGCATCATGAACGAAGCCCAGCGCCGCCGCTTCGAGGAGAGTCACGAGGTCGACCTCTCCTACGGCGTGCCCGGTCTGGGGCGTTTTCGCGTCAACGCCTTCACCCAGCGCGGCTCCGTCTCCCTGGTCTTCCGGACCATCCCCTTCGAAACCAAGACCATCGACCAGCTGCTGCTGCCGCCGGTGCTGAAAAAGCTGGCCATGGAGCCGCGAGGGATGATCCTGGTCACCGGCGCCACCGGCTCGGGCAAATCGACGACTCTTTCGGCCCTGATCGACCACATCAACAGCCACCGCACCGCCCATATCGTCACCATCGAGGATCCGATCGAGTACCTGCACCGCGACAAGAAGAGCATCATCAACCAGCGCGAGGTCGGCTTCGACACCGAGAGCTTCAACATCGCCCTGAAAAGCGCCCTGCGCCAGGATCCGGACGTGATCCTGGTCGGCGAGATGCGCGACTACGAAACCATCGAGACCGCCATCACCGCCGCCGAAACCGGGCACCTGGTGCTCTCCACCCTGCACACCGTCGACGCCCCCGAAACCATCAACCGCATCATCGGCGTCTTTCCGCCCTACCAGCAGCGGCAGGTGAGGCTGCAGCTGGCCGCCATCCTCAAGGGGGTTATCTCCCAACGGCTGGTGCCGTGCGCCGACGGCAAGGGCCGGGTTCCGGCGGTGGAGGTCCTGGTTTCGACCGCGCGGGTGCGGGAACTGATCGAGGACAAGGACAAGACCAAGCTGCTGCGCGACACCATGGCCCAGGGCTATGTCTCCTACGGCATGCAGACCTTCGACCAGTCGCTGCTGCAGCTGTTGCAGAAAAAACTGATCACCTTCGAGGAGGCCCTGCGCCAGAGTTCGAACCCGGATGATTTCAAGCTCAAGGTCTCCGGCGTCTCCTCCACCTCCGACAGCACCTGGGACAATTTCGAGGACAAGGAAGCGAACCTGGACGTCCCCAAGCCGGCCGAAGGTGAAAAGATCCAGATCGACCGGTTCTGA
- the thpR gene encoding RNA 2',3'-cyclic phosphodiesterase, with protein MSTRTCRLFIAVPTADSLKKRLGELQCRLATGISGLRWTRPESFHVTLCFLGDQTEDSLEKIASAVLSVGRSSQAFSSTCRGLGAFPSSRRARVLWAGLSAGDQWAALHHRLVDGLRDCGIRFRANSFHPHLTLGRARKCPLDLRRLTDDSEPADCGELEVDRIILYESRLQPGGAIHTPRVMARLQPRPA; from the coding sequence ATGAGTACCCGAACCTGCCGCCTGTTCATCGCCGTTCCGACCGCCGACAGCCTGAAGAAGAGACTGGGCGAGCTGCAGTGTCGGCTGGCGACCGGGATTTCCGGCCTGCGCTGGACCCGCCCGGAAAGCTTTCACGTCACCCTCTGCTTTCTCGGCGACCAGACCGAGGATTCCCTTGAAAAAATCGCCTCTGCTGTGCTATCGGTAGGTCGGTCGAGCCAGGCGTTTTCAAGCACCTGCCGCGGGCTGGGAGCCTTCCCCTCGAGCCGCCGGGCCCGCGTTCTCTGGGCCGGCCTGAGCGCCGGCGACCAATGGGCCGCCCTGCACCACCGGCTGGTTGACGGGCTGCGCGACTGCGGCATCCGGTTCCGGGCCAACTCCTTCCACCCGCACCTGACTCTCGGGCGGGCGCGAAAATGCCCCCTCGACCTGCGGCGGCTGACCGACGACAGCGAACCGGCCGACTGTGGAGAGCTGGAGGTCGATCGCATCATCCTGTACGAGAGCCGCCTGCAGCCCGGAGGCGCCATCCACACCCCGCGGGTGATGGCGCGCCTGCAGCCGCGCCCGGCGTGA
- a CDS encoding ATP-binding response regulator, whose amino-acid sequence MSAGKRPQQQVAPQPALQQRRQSILVVDDEPVLRDLCARALDGYRVLEAENGRQALTILETEQVDVVLSDVMMPQMDGLDLLRRIRERDPDQVVVMMTGYGDREVVLRALKLDADDFLTKPVDPLQLTTVIRKTLEKKVLREELLRARKGDRLKTEFLGLVSHKLKTPVTVISLFLQNLARELPQDGMDVCRQNLPLIQRETDYLAELIQGLLYYSEKVLAAGRPRIEPIELHGPLKDCLDEIELRVRAAGIRLSTRFPDRIPPVRADRERLVFCLRALLDNAVKFTPCGGRIEIGVERADNRVLLHIADDGPGIDPKELGRVFDKFHQVDPQRTGQVPGFGLGLYYTREFCRAMGGDVRLDSTPGKGTRATLVLPTGDA is encoded by the coding sequence ATGAGCGCCGGCAAACGACCCCAACAGCAGGTGGCACCACAGCCGGCCTTGCAGCAGAGGCGGCAGAGTATCCTGGTGGTCGATGACGAGCCGGTGCTGCGCGACCTCTGCGCCCGTGCCCTGGACGGCTATCGCGTTCTCGAGGCTGAAAACGGCCGGCAGGCGCTGACCATCCTGGAAACAGAGCAGGTCGATGTCGTCCTTTCCGACGTCATGATGCCGCAAATGGACGGCCTCGACCTGCTGCGCCGCATCCGGGAAAGGGATCCCGACCAGGTGGTGGTCATGATGACAGGCTATGGCGACCGCGAGGTGGTGCTGCGGGCCCTGAAGCTGGATGCCGACGATTTTCTGACCAAGCCGGTCGACCCGCTGCAGCTGACCACCGTCATCCGGAAGACCCTGGAGAAGAAGGTCCTGCGCGAAGAGCTGCTTCGAGCCCGGAAAGGGGATCGGCTCAAGACCGAGTTCCTCGGCCTGGTTTCGCACAAGCTGAAGACACCGGTCACCGTCATCTCCCTCTTTCTGCAGAATCTGGCGCGCGAGCTGCCCCAGGACGGCATGGATGTCTGCCGCCAGAACCTTCCCCTCATCCAGCGCGAAACCGACTATCTCGCCGAACTGATCCAGGGACTGCTCTACTACAGCGAAAAGGTGCTGGCCGCCGGCCGGCCGCGGATCGAGCCGATCGAACTGCACGGCCCCCTCAAGGACTGTCTCGACGAAATCGAGCTGCGGGTCCGGGCCGCCGGCATCCGGCTCTCCACCCGCTTTCCCGACCGAATTCCGCCCGTCCGGGCCGACCGGGAGCGGCTGGTTTTCTGCCTGCGCGCCCTGCTCGATAACGCCGTCAAGTTCACCCCCTGCGGCGGCCGGATCGAGATCGGCGTCGAACGCGCGGACAACCGGGTCCTGCTGCATATCGCCGATGACGGGCCCGGTATCGACCCGAAGGAGCTCGGCCGGGTCTTCGACAAGTTCCACCAGGTCGATCCGCAACGAACCGGCCAGGTGCCCGGGTTCGGCCTCGGTCTTTACTACACCAGGGAATTCTGCAGGGCCATGGGCGGCGACGTGCGGCTCGACAGCACTCCGGGCAAGGGAACCCGGGCGACGCTCGTGCTGCCGACCGGCGACGCGTGA
- the hslV gene encoding ATP-dependent protease subunit HslV, with amino-acid sequence MFRGTTIICVRKNGAVALAGDGQVTLGNTVMKHSARKIRRLGENRVLAGFAGSTADAFTLFEKFDAKLKELRGNLTRAAVEMAKDWRTDRVLRRLEALLVVADADTTLIISGAGDVIEPDDGIAAIGSGGAYALAAARAMVDSSELAARQIAEKALRIAADICIYTNDQITVETLP; translated from the coding sequence ATGTTTCGCGGCACAACCATCATCTGCGTGAGAAAGAACGGCGCCGTGGCCCTGGCAGGGGACGGCCAGGTGACCCTGGGCAACACGGTCATGAAGCATTCGGCCCGCAAGATACGCCGGCTGGGCGAGAACCGGGTTCTGGCCGGCTTCGCCGGCAGCACCGCCGACGCCTTCACCCTGTTCGAGAAGTTCGACGCCAAGCTCAAGGAGCTTCGCGGCAACCTGACGCGGGCGGCGGTGGAAATGGCCAAAGACTGGCGCACCGACCGGGTGCTGCGCCGTCTCGAGGCGCTGCTGGTGGTGGCCGACGCCGACACCACCCTGATCATTTCCGGCGCCGGCGACGTCATCGAACCGGACGACGGCATCGCCGCCATCGGCTCGGGCGGCGCCTACGCCCTGGCGGCGGCCAGGGCCATGGTCGACAGCAGCGAACTGGCGGCGCGACAGATCGCCGAAAAGGCGCTGCGCATCGCCGCCGATATCTGCATCTACACCAACGATCAGATCACCGTGGAGACACTGCCGTGA
- a CDS encoding sensor histidine kinase, protein MNGTVGNRFLSGRKPLLLAGLSALLPVLLVLPWTGPGQWTPLFFGLSLGSCLLLIVLLLARLIALRDEKEALARQLAEEQQRGRSARDELAQAQRRQRQLLDWASDAILFIDPQSGRLVDQNREACRLLGYSTQELAEKPLLELMPETERSRYLSLVERTLAIGHAEDDNLVFRRRDNSRFTGAIHTRLGNLGRQRVIHAILRDITAQKQIEQELRQKNRDLTLLNRIAHQAAESHGLQALLDTTLRTVAQSLDADSGSIFLLRHGGNDLHLAACYNMPDSVREELSRMRPGQGLAGAVAATGHPRSSVDLQTDSRRWAKSVAETEWRGFQAVPISVRDRIVGVLCICCRDKRVFKRDEVHLLIAVGKQLGAAIEGAELLEALRWQNRLNEATNRELKESRRRLKENLRRQEEATRTLERLERMKNNFLALASHELRTPLTYILAGTEILLDRQAELPEDQLRVIDAIRQGGDRLRDIVDNLLEVARLEAQSIYLGRERIDLRLLLRSLEETVRSNLIENRLSLHLDISGDSFPIWGDSDHLHKALLRVVENAIKFTPPDGNIRIETTRMHKEEILARRTDLEPFALGFFDRPLADAYLCIIVSDSGIGIDPEELPRIFDKFYEVGDISDHHTSRTRFGGKGVGLGLTLARGMIEAHGGMIWAASEGTRQGGSRFHLLLPLGETAAETEA, encoded by the coding sequence ATGAACGGCACCGTTGGCAACAGATTTCTGTCCGGGCGCAAACCGCTGCTGCTGGCGGGGCTGTCCGCCCTGCTGCCAGTGCTGCTGGTGCTGCCGTGGACCGGCCCCGGGCAATGGACCCCGCTGTTCTTCGGCCTGTCGCTGGGAAGCTGTCTGCTGCTGATCGTTCTGCTGCTGGCCAGGCTGATAGCCCTGCGCGACGAAAAGGAGGCCCTCGCCCGACAGCTGGCCGAGGAGCAACAGCGCGGCCGTTCGGCGCGGGACGAACTGGCCCAGGCCCAACGCCGCCAGCGCCAGCTGCTCGACTGGGCCAGCGACGCCATCCTCTTCATCGACCCGCAAAGCGGCCGGCTCGTCGACCAGAACCGCGAAGCCTGCCGGCTGCTCGGCTATTCGACGCAGGAACTGGCCGAAAAACCACTGCTCGAACTCATGCCGGAGACGGAGCGATCCCGCTACCTGAGCCTGGTGGAGCGAACCCTCGCCATCGGCCATGCCGAAGACGACAATCTCGTTTTCCGCCGCCGGGACAACAGCCGCTTTACCGGCGCCATCCACACCCGGCTGGGCAACCTCGGACGACAGCGGGTCATCCACGCCATCCTGCGCGACATCACCGCCCAGAAACAGATAGAGCAGGAGCTGCGGCAGAAGAACCGGGATCTGACCCTGCTCAACCGCATCGCCCACCAGGCAGCCGAAAGCCACGGGCTGCAGGCCCTGCTCGACACTACCCTGCGCACCGTTGCCCAGTCCCTCGACGCCGACAGCGGCAGCATCTTTCTTTTGCGCCACGGCGGCAACGACCTGCACCTGGCGGCCTGCTACAACATGCCGGACAGCGTCCGCGAAGAGCTGTCCCGCATGCGGCCTGGACAGGGACTGGCCGGCGCGGTCGCTGCCACCGGCCACCCCCGCTCGTCCGTCGATCTGCAGACCGACAGCCGGCGCTGGGCCAAGTCGGTGGCCGAAACCGAGTGGCGGGGTTTCCAGGCGGTGCCTATCAGCGTCCGCGACCGCATCGTCGGGGTGCTCTGCATCTGCTGCCGGGACAAGCGGGTCTTCAAACGGGACGAGGTCCACCTGCTGATCGCCGTCGGCAAACAGCTCGGCGCCGCCATCGAGGGGGCGGAGCTGCTCGAGGCCCTGCGCTGGCAGAACCGCCTGAACGAGGCGACCAACCGTGAGCTGAAGGAGTCCCGGCGGCGGCTGAAGGAGAACCTGCGCCGGCAGGAAGAGGCGACCCGCACCCTCGAGCGGCTGGAACGGATGAAGAACAACTTCCTCGCCCTGGCCTCGCACGAGCTGCGCACCCCGCTGACCTACATCCTCGCCGGCACCGAGATCCTGCTCGACCGACAGGCCGAGCTGCCCGAAGACCAGCTGCGGGTGATCGACGCCATCCGCCAGGGCGGCGACCGCCTGCGCGACATCGTCGACAACCTGCTCGAGGTGGCCCGGCTCGAGGCGCAGAGCATCTATCTCGGCCGGGAAAGAATCGACCTGCGCCTGCTGCTGCGCAGCCTGGAAGAGACCGTCCGTTCCAACCTGATCGAAAACCGCCTCTCGCTGCACCTGGACATCTCCGGCGACTCCTTCCCGATCTGGGGCGATTCCGACCACCTGCACAAGGCGCTGCTGCGGGTGGTGGAAAACGCCATCAAGTTCACCCCTCCCGACGGCAACATCAGGATCGAGACAACCCGGATGCACAAAGAGGAGATCCTGGCACGGCGCACCGACCTCGAGCCTTTCGCCCTCGGCTTCTTCGACCGGCCGCTGGCCGACGCCTACCTATGCATCATCGTCAGCGACTCGGGCATCGGCATCGACCCGGAGGAACTGCCACGCATCTTCGACAAGTTCTACGAAGTGGGCGACATCAGCGACCACCACACCTCGCGAACCCGCTTCGGCGGCAAGGGGGTCGGGCTCGGTCTGACCCTGGCGCGCGGCATGATCGAGGCGCACGGCGGCATGATCTGGGCCGCCAGCGAGGGGACCCGCCAGGGGGGCAGCCGCTTTCACCTGCTGCTGCCGCTGGGGGAAACGGCCGCGGAGACCGAAGCATGA
- a CDS encoding regulatory protein RecX, translated as MTGGRRQKKGGDAYATALRLLTRRDYSCRGLAERLRQRGFAPDDVAAAIDRCRRLGYLDDRRFAERTARNLVAGGRAWGRRLLLELTWRGIDPELAEQACELACGGCDPEALIRDLAARRYPDIDFLRADAAARRRLVQFFQRRGFALATIFSALEAED; from the coding sequence GTGACCGGCGGGCGACGGCAAAAAAAGGGCGGCGACGCCTACGCGACGGCCCTGCGACTGCTGACCCGCAGGGACTACAGCTGCCGGGGGCTGGCCGAGCGGTTGCGCCAGCGGGGCTTCGCGCCGGACGACGTCGCCGCGGCCATCGATCGCTGCCGCCGGCTCGGCTACCTTGACGACCGGCGTTTCGCCGAACGAACCGCCCGCAACCTGGTTGCGGGCGGACGCGCCTGGGGAAGGCGGCTGCTGCTCGAACTGACCTGGCGCGGCATCGATCCGGAACTGGCCGAACAAGCCTGCGAGCTGGCCTGCGGCGGCTGTGACCCCGAGGCCCTGATTCGCGACCTGGCGGCCCGCCGCTACCCGGACATCGACTTTCTCCGGGCCGACGCGGCGGCGCGGCGACGGCTGGTCCAGTTCTTCCAGCGCCGCGGCTTTGCATTGGCAACCATCTTCTCCGCCCTCGAGGCGGAGGACTGA
- the recA gene encoding recombinase RecA, producing the protein MADDQRKRSIELAMSQIEKQFGKGSIMRLGEDSTLPGVQAISTGALSLDIALGVGGVPRGRIIEIYGPESSGKTTLALHIVSEAQKKGGIAAFVDAEHALDIQYARQLGVKTDDLLVSQPDTGEQALEITEVLVRSGAIDVLVVDSVAALVPRAEIEGEMGDSHMGLQARLMSQALRKLTATISKSNCCVIFINQIRMKIGVMFGNPETTTGGNALKFYASVRMDIRRIAAIKQGQDVIGNRTRVKVVKNKVAPPFKEAEFDIMYGTGISREGDILDLGVAQGIVDKSGAWYSYDGERIGQGRENAKQFLAEHPETAAAIEAALLEHFGLKEREAVAEGA; encoded by the coding sequence ATGGCGGACGATCAACGCAAACGCAGCATCGAACTGGCAATGAGCCAGATCGAAAAACAGTTCGGCAAGGGGAGCATCATGCGCCTGGGAGAGGACTCCACCCTGCCCGGCGTTCAGGCCATCTCCACCGGCGCGCTCTCCCTCGACATCGCCCTCGGCGTTGGCGGTGTGCCGCGCGGCCGCATCATCGAGATCTACGGTCCCGAGTCTTCGGGCAAGACGACCCTGGCCCTGCACATCGTCTCCGAGGCGCAGAAGAAGGGTGGCATCGCCGCCTTCGTCGACGCCGAGCACGCCCTCGACATCCAGTACGCCCGGCAGCTCGGAGTCAAGACTGACGACCTGCTGGTGTCGCAGCCGGATACCGGCGAACAGGCCCTGGAGATCACCGAGGTGCTGGTGCGCAGCGGCGCCATCGACGTGCTGGTGGTCGACTCGGTCGCCGCCCTGGTGCCGCGCGCCGAGATCGAGGGCGAGATGGGCGACTCGCACATGGGGCTGCAGGCCCGGCTGATGTCGCAGGCGCTGCGCAAGCTGACCGCTACCATCAGCAAGAGCAACTGCTGCGTCATCTTCATCAACCAGATCCGGATGAAGATCGGCGTCATGTTCGGCAACCCGGAAACCACCACCGGCGGCAACGCCCTGAAGTTCTACGCCTCGGTGCGCATGGACATCCGCCGGATCGCCGCCATCAAGCAGGGCCAGGACGTCATTGGCAACCGCACCCGGGTCAAGGTGGTCAAGAACAAGGTCGCGCCACCGTTCAAGGAGGCCGAATTCGATATCATGTACGGTACCGGCATCTCGCGCGAAGGGGACATCCTCGATTTGGGGGTGGCGCAGGGCATCGTCGACAAGAGCGGCGCCTGGTACTCCTACGACGGCGAACGGATCGGCCAGGGGCGCGAAAACGCCAAACAGTTCCTCGCCGAGCATCCGGAGACGGCGGCGGCCATCGAAGCCGCCCTGCTCGAACATTTCGGTCTGAAGGAGCGGGAAGCCGTCGCTGAAGGAGCCTGA